Part of the Roseomonas sp. OT10 genome, GCCGAGCCCGCGCGCTACACCGGCGGCGAGTTCCGCGAGGAGCGGGACCTCGACCAGGTCCATGTCGTGCTGGGCTTCCCCGGCCCCGGCTATGCCGACCCGATGCACTACCCGACCATGCTGCTCTCCGGCCTGCTGGGCGGCGGCATGTCCTCCCGCCTATTCCAGGAGATCCGGGAGAAGCGGGGCCTCGTCTATTCCATCTACTCCTTCCACTCCCCCTTCCGGGACGGCGGCATGTTCGCCGTCTATGCCGGCACGGGCGAGGACCAGGCGGCCGAGCTGGTGCCGGTGACGCTGGAGGAGCTGCGGCGCGTCCAGCACGACGTGACGGAGGAGGAGCTGAACCGCGCCAAGGCACAGCTCCGCGCGTCCCTGCTCATGTCCCTGGAATCCACCGGCAGCCGCTGCGAGCAGCTCGCCCGCCAGTTGCAGGTGCATGGTCGGATCATCCCCGTCGAGGAGACCAAGGCGAAGATCGCCGCCGTGACCGTGGAGCAGGTGCAGCGCGCCGCCGCCCTGGCCTTCCGGGGCGCCCCGACCCTGGCCGCCCTCGGCCCCGCCGGGAAGGTGCCCGGCCTGCCGGCCATCGCGGAGACGCTGGCGGCATGAGCGGCGACGGCCTCTCCCGCGGGACCCCCTCCCGCTTGGGCGACCTCGTGGCCGCCGCCCGCGCGGCCGGGGCGGATGCGGCGGATGCGCTGCTGGCGCAGGGCATGGCGCTCTCCGTCGCCCGGCGGCTGGGCAAGGTGGAGAAGGTGGAGCGGGCGGAGGGGCTGGACCTCGGCCTGCGGGTCTTCGTCGGCCGGCGGCAGGCGATCGTCTCGACCACCGACCCGGACCCGGCCGGCTTCGCCGCCCTGGCGGAGCGCGCCGTTGCCATGGCCCGCGCCGTGCCGGAGGACGCCTTCGCCGGGCTGCCCGAAGCGGTGCGCTTCGATCCGCCCGAGCTCGACCTCGCCGACCCGGCCGAGCCCGATGTCGCCGCCCTGACCGACCGTGCGGCGGCGGCGGAGGAAGCGGCGCTGGCGGTCGCCGGCGTGACCAATTCCGAGGGCGCCGAGGCCGGCTGGTCGCGCAGCGCCGTGACCCTCGTCGCCTCCAACGGCTTCGCCGGCCAGTATGCCCGGACGGGGCACAGCATCTCCGTCACCGCCCTGGCCGGGAGCGGCACGGGAATGGAGCGGGACTACGACTGGTCCTCCACCGTCCACCTTTCCGACCTGGAGGACCCCGCGGCGCTGGGCCGCGCGGCCGGCGAGCGGGCGGTGCGGCGGCTGAACCCGACCCGCCCGGCGACGGCGCGCCGGCCCGTGGTCTACGACCCGCGCGTGGCCGGCTCGCTGCTGGGCCACCTCTCGGCGGCGATCAACGGGGCGGCGGTGGCGCGGGGCACCACCTTCCTGGCCGGGAGGCTGGGCGAGGCGGTGATGGCGCCGGGGATCACCGTGCGCGACGACCCGACCCGGCCGCGCGGCCTGCGCTCCCGCCCCTTCGACGGCGAGGGCCAACCCGGCCGGCCGCGCGCCGTGGTGGAGGGGGGCGTGCTGACCACCTGGTTCCTCGACAGCCGCACCGCCCGGCAGCTCGGCCTCGCCACCACCGGCCATGCGTCGCGCGGGGTGTCGGGCCCGCCCTCCCCCGCCCCCAGCAACCTGTGGCTGGAGCCCGGAAGCATGTCCCCGGCCGAGCTGATGGCGGACATCGCCGAGGGGATCTACGTGACCGAGCTGATCGGCATGGGGGTGAACGGCCTGACCGGCGACTACAGCCGCGGCGCGGCGGGCTTCATGATCCGCAACGGCGCGCTGGCGGAGCCGGTCAGCGGCCTGACCATCGCCGGCACCCTGCCGCAGATCTTCCTGGCCATGACCCCGGCGAACGACCTTCGCTTCCGCCGTGGCACGGACAGCCCCACGGTGCGGGTGGACGGGTTGACGATCGCCGGGGGCTGAGCGCCCCCTCCTTCCTCCGACACGGAGGAAGAGTCGTCATGACGGACAAGGTGCGCGTGGTCGCGGAATCCTGGGCCAGGCCCGGCCAGGAGGAGGCGCTGCGCGCGGTGCTGCAGGCGGCGGTGGCGCCGACCGAGGCGGAGGCCGGCTGCCTCGAATACCGGCTGCACGAGGATCTGGCGCAGCCCGGCCACTTCGTGTTCGTCGAGGAGTGGGAGAGCGCCGAGACCCTCGCCGCCCATGGCAGGACGGCGCACATCGCCGCGCTGCGCGCCGGGGCCGCGCCGCTGCTGGCGAAGCCGATGGTGGTGACGAAGCTGCGCGCGGTGGGCTGATCGCGGCCGGCCGGCCCCCGGGGCCGCGCCCCGGGGGTGCCGGCCCCCGTCAGGCGGCGACCTGGCGCCCGCCGCCGGGCCGCACCACGTCGTCGGACTTCGGCTTGTACAGCACCTCCGACGTCACCTCGCGCACGTCGCGCGTGCCGGTGAGCGCCATCGAGACGTCCAGCTCCTTGCGGATGATGTTCAGCGCCTCGGTGACGCCCGCCTGCCCGCCGGCGGCCAGGCCGTAGAGCCAGGCCTTGCCGATCATGCAGCTCCTGGCGCCCAGGGCGAGCGCCTTCAGCACGTCCTGGCCGGAGCGCACGCCGCCGTCGAACATCACCTCGATCTTGTCGCCCACCGCCTCGGCGATGGAGGGGAGGACGGAGATGGAGGAGGGCGCGCCGTCGAGCTGCCGCCCGCCATGGTTGGAGACGACCAGCGCATCGGCGCCCGTATCGGCGGCGATCTTCGCGTCGTCCACGTCCAGCACGCCCTTCAGGATCAGCTTGCCCGGCCAGAGGGAGCGGATCCAGGCCACGTCCTTCCAGCTCAGCGAAGGATCGAACTGCCCGGCGATCCACTGGCTCAGCGTGGTGAGGTTGTTGCCGCCCTGGACGAACTCGGCGAGGTTGCCGAAGCTCTTGCGCTTGCCGCGCAGCACCTTCATCGCCCAGATCGGCTTGGTCGCCACGTCCAACGCGTTCCTCACCGTCAGCTTCGGCGGCACGGCGAGGCCGTTCTTGATGTCCTGGTGCCGCTGGCCCTGGATCTGGAGGTCGAGCGTCAGCACGAGCGCCGAGCACTTCGCCGCGATCGCCCGCTCCACCAGCGACTTCGCGAAGCCGCGGTCGCGCATGACGTAGAGCTGGAACCAGAAGGGCTTGTCCACCGCGCCCGCCACGTCCTCGATCGAGCAGATGGACATGGTGGAGAGGGTGAAGGGAATGCCGAAGGCCTGGGCCGCCCGCGCGCCCAGGATCTCGCCATCCGCGTGGAACAGGCCGGTCAGCCCGGTGGGGGCGATGGCCACGGGCATGCTCACCGGCTCGCCCAGCATGGTGGTGGAGAGGTTGCGGTCGGAGACGTCGATCATCACCCGCTGGCGCAGCTTCAGCGCCGCCAGATCCTCGCGGTTCGCGCGGTAGGTCGCCTCGTCATAGGAGCCGCGGTCGGCATAGTCGAAGATCGCGCGCGGGATGTTGCGCTTGGCGCGCTGGCGCAGGTCCTCGATGTTGGTGGCCGGCGGCATGGGCGATTCCTCCTGGCGACGCGGGGCCGGTGCGGGCCGGCACGAATTGGTTATATGTTTTTACCAATCCTGTCCATGGTCAAATCACTTACCC contains:
- a CDS encoding TldD/PmbA family protein encodes the protein MSGDGLSRGTPSRLGDLVAAARAAGADAADALLAQGMALSVARRLGKVEKVERAEGLDLGLRVFVGRRQAIVSTTDPDPAGFAALAERAVAMARAVPEDAFAGLPEAVRFDPPELDLADPAEPDVAALTDRAAAAEEAALAVAGVTNSEGAEAGWSRSAVTLVASNGFAGQYARTGHSISVTALAGSGTGMERDYDWSSTVHLSDLEDPAALGRAAGERAVRRLNPTRPATARRPVVYDPRVAGSLLGHLSAAINGAAVARGTTFLAGRLGEAVMAPGITVRDDPTRPRGLRSRPFDGEGQPGRPRAVVEGGVLTTWFLDSRTARQLGLATTGHASRGVSGPPSPAPSNLWLEPGSMSPAELMADIAEGIYVTELIGMGVNGLTGDYSRGAAGFMIRNGALAEPVSGLTIAGTLPQIFLAMTPANDLRFRRGTDSPTVRVDGLTIAGG
- a CDS encoding alpha-hydroxy acid oxidase, which encodes MPPATNIEDLRQRAKRNIPRAIFDYADRGSYDEATYRANREDLAALKLRQRVMIDVSDRNLSTTMLGEPVSMPVAIAPTGLTGLFHADGEILGARAAQAFGIPFTLSTMSICSIEDVAGAVDKPFWFQLYVMRDRGFAKSLVERAIAAKCSALVLTLDLQIQGQRHQDIKNGLAVPPKLTVRNALDVATKPIWAMKVLRGKRKSFGNLAEFVQGGNNLTTLSQWIAGQFDPSLSWKDVAWIRSLWPGKLILKGVLDVDDAKIAADTGADALVVSNHGGRQLDGAPSSISVLPSIAEAVGDKIEVMFDGGVRSGQDVLKALALGARSCMIGKAWLYGLAAGGQAGVTEALNIIRKELDVSMALTGTRDVREVTSEVLYKPKSDDVVRPGGGRQVAA
- a CDS encoding putative quinol monooxygenase; its protein translation is MTDKVRVVAESWARPGQEEALRAVLQAAVAPTEAEAGCLEYRLHEDLAQPGHFVFVEEWESAETLAAHGRTAHIAALRAGAAPLLAKPMVVTKLRAVG